The Scheffersomyces stipitis CBS 6054 chromosome 5, complete sequence genome contains the following window.
AGcaagatgaaaaagatgaCCAACATGTAAATTCGGTGTACTCACCAGGCTGATCCAGAGCCAAGGACAAGTTTTGAGATGTCCACAGCGTTGAAATTAAAAGTTTACGTTCGTTTGTTCAAAGACCATCGATTTTTACGTATTCTTCTTACGTTTGATTATTGAAAGAATCAAGTTATCAAACAAACCGTTGACAGCTGCAGTCCGAATCGGCCATATAGGAATGAACTGAGGAATTACTTCAAAGGTGGAAGTTCATCTCTTCGTATCTCATCGGGTCTAATCATATCATATATCAATCTATTTGAAACAACTCAGTACTAACTATTCTAGTCCGCTAAGTCTCAAAATGTTATGCGTGATTTGCATATCGAAAAGTTGGTCTTGAACATCTGTGTCGGTGAATCCGGTGACAGATTGACCAGAGCTTCCAAGGTCTTGGAACAATTGTCTGGTCAAACCCCAGTTCAATCCAAGGCTAGATACACCGTCAGAACCTTCGGTATCAGAAGAAACGAAAAGATCGCTGTCCACGTTACCATCAGAGGCCCAAAggctgaagaaatcttggaAAGAGGTTTGAAGGTCAAGGAATACCAATTGAGAGCCAAGAACTTCTCTGCCACTGGTAACTTCGGTTTCGGTATTGACGAACACATTGACTTGGGTATCAAGTACGACCCAGGTATCGGTATCTACGGTATGGACTTCTACGTTGTCATGAACAGAGCTGGTGCCAGAATcgccagaagaaagagagctAGAGGTGTTGTTGGTAACTCGCACAGAACCAACAAGGAAGACACCATCCAATGGTTCAAGCAAAGATACGATGCTGACGTTTTGGACAAGTAAGCTATTGTTGTAGATTAAAACCATAATACTTTTTAATATATCAACTGTAATAAATCGGTGTAGAAAGTAGAAGTATAGACCAGTGTTGGAAAGGCAGTTGCAAAACTGATGCCATGGTGAAGATAGTGAGCCGGTAGTTAAAGTCAAGCAGCGAGAAGAATAGCCAGATAGATGTGCATATATACTTCGAGAGGTAAAAAGAATAGAGAGACAATAGCGAGACTAGATTTGGCTACTATGGAATTTAGCTACTAAATAGAGTTTTTAAGAGGACCTGCGAGCATTTAGCTACTTTAATATCAGGAATAACTTTGAACAATAGTaaacaatatcaagaaaaGTAACAGAGCCGTGCAATAAAAGGAACGAGGCACAGCAAGGATATACTCTACAATTCTAAGGGatgaaacaaagaagatggaagaaacaaagaGGATGGTCTGATGGTGTAGGTATTGTAGAAGCGGAAACAGAACGGAAtgtctatttctatatatGCAAAAGCAAGGAAGGTATATGGCATCTGGATCATACTTGCGATTGTCTCAGTCCAATAGAAGCAACCAGATAACGCAAGGCACTGGCTTCGGAATACTAGAGAGAATAGCCGTCGAGTTTTGAAAGGATCTGGAAATAGATCTAATTACGATACCACAGAGGCGACGATTCAGCAGCACGAAATAGAGCCACATGAAACAGGGCCGTAGAGTCTGGGGATCGGCAGGAGAAATTTAGTTCAGCGTGGGATTAGGAGAGAGTGAAATTGTAGGAGAGAGTGAAATTAGGGGAAGGGCCACGTAGTGAATGCCATAGCAAGCCTGTGATGTGCTGAGTGCTACAGAGAGATTGCTAGAAATGTAGTTAGAGGGAGAGATGGGAAGCATGAGCCAGAAAGATAAGATCAGTGAAAGACACAGGGACTGGAGTGGATAGAATGGTACAAGAGCACGGTGCAAAATCTGGTGCTAGCGAGAGATCTACTGAGGAAGCGCCCTAGAGAGTCGGCAACTTCAGCAGAGCAAGTGCCGAAGCTTCAGTAAATGCCGTTACCTACCACATGCTCCGTTCGAGCCAGTGGTTCGCCATGGTGCCGCACGGAACATCTGGGGGCAGAATCGAAACAACCACAAACTCCTACCACCGATTGACAGGTACATGGTAGGGTTTGGGCCGGTAACGGCTGCCGGAGGGAGCCTCAGATTCAAATGTAGAGGAGTATGCATAGGGAGCTGGAACCACACACACAATCCTGGTGGCATGGGGACGAAGCTGTGAATCTGAAACTGTCGACCCATGGCGGTGATGGTGGAAGAATGAATGCCAGGCTACAGTGAGAAAATACTTCAACTGGAAAAAGATGGAGCCGAACACCCACACGGAACAATTTGTCTGGGACAAGGCATTATGAGCAGCCAGTATGCAGTGTACGATAACAAAGAGAAGGGCAAGGCACCACCAGTATAATGGGATTCTTTTATTCTATTATTACCGCGATCCTATTGTTAGGCTGAACTGTCATTCTGCAATAATCTTGTGGTTACAATCTAGTTTTATTTTGCAATGGAGCATATGACTGGCTTCATTCTTGTATCTGGTGGAAGTGCCTTTCTGTATATAGCGGTAACTTTATACCATATTCTCCCTGGACTAAGCTGTGTACAATAGCCAGGGAACAATAAACCGTACGGTACAGTAATCCAGTATACAATCCGTAGACAACATGCTCTATCTCCATAATCTCTACTGATCTGGCCGTTCGTCGTCGCTGGTGTCTCGCTCTCTGCTCTCTGCTCTCTGCTCGCTGAAGAGCTTCCCTCACAGGCTGCCTTGTGCCCCCACAATCATTTACGAGCTTCCTATGGCTCCTGCAGCCGCACGGCAGTAATCGTCGCAATGTGATTTTGGTAGCGAAATTACTGACAACTCTAAGGGCAAAAAACTCGTATCTCAGTGTGCGCGTACCGTTTCTCCAAATGCCTATTCCGGCCAATAATAATTGTACTAGCTTTTTATTTCTGTTTTACTGAGACTAAGTACTAAGAATTATAATATTTATTATTTCTGTATTTCTGTATTTCTTATATTTCTTATATAAGGGCTCTTTATTGTCAGACTCATCCCGGTGGCATATGGAGCCAGTATTTGTTGCTCCTCTGTAAATATCTTACAGTTTTCCCCCAATAGTTTTCTTTCCTCAAGGCAGATTCTTGCAATATTGACAGTTCCGCATCTCAGGATCTGCCCTACCGTTGTCAGCAGTATCTACCACAGTCCTGTGAATCGCAGGGCCCAATTATTGCGTTTAGTGATAAGGAATTTACGTCTTCGGCAGCATTGAAATAGAGCAaccaatcaagaacaacaacagcataGCATTGCATCATTAGCAGCGTCCACATCATTGCCTTCGGTAGCTTCTTTTAACAGCATTAGTCCCTGTCACACGACAGTCATTCCACATGGTCACCATAAACTACGAACCCTTGGAGCACTTGCCCTACCTTGACGAAAGCATTTCTCCGGAAGAAAGATCGCATGTAGAGCAGCTCATCCGCGTGGAGTTGACCAACCAGTTCAGCAaccagaacttgaacaatatcaacttcCATCCCAATCCTGCCAATGCGGAGTCTAACATAAACAACATCAATACACATAACTCTAATGCCAGCCGCCAGAATCCGTTGCATCCTATGGTTGACCAGATCCTTCCGCTTCCACAGCCGTCTGCGCTTCGATTGTCTCCCAGTCCCTTGTTGAaccaagagattgaacGTTACGAACAGGAGCAGCTCGAAGAGTTcgatgatgacgacgaaaCCGCTCTCCCGGCCAACGTAATACATGGTGGAATAGACATGAACAGATACGCAgacttcatcaaagaaggctcctcttcttcaggGGGGTCTGAGGTCGACCGGAACAACTTGTACACTACGCTATCGTACGCTGGACTTCAGGAAAGAAACCTTGcgttgttgttgaacaacaacCACGAGTTAATGCGTTTGCACCAGCAGCATTTGCAAGAGTTGGGAAACGTCAAGGAAGACTATACAGTCAATCTCAACTCTAAGAGACAGATGGTAGATGAAGTAAATGTTATCAGGAAGAAACGGCAGGTGGTCAACTTCAAGCCTGTCAATGACTACTTGAACGAAAAATGGAAGGAAGGGATAAAATCGGTCGTTGACTTGGGCATTGAGGCTACAAGAATGGACATGGATATGAACTGAAGTAGACgataagaagaattgatgaaaaagaaggaaggTAAAGAAAagtaaagaagaaagaagtaaAGAAAGgcaaaagagaaagaaaattAACAGCACAATCATCTATTCATTATTCACTTTTCACTGTTTTTGTATTGTACGTTTGGTTTCTATTCCTTTTGGTATTATCATCGGGTTATTTTTGTTAACATATATGTATAGAGAGCTATATTTATATCTGCGGTTTGCTCGGGTTGggttttcttcttctatataGATTATGCTTAGTTACGAATGTTTATGTCGTATAATGAATTGTTTGTTACATACTTAATAATTTGCCGTATGAATTCCGGTGAGGCTGTTCCATTCTAGACTATTTTAGAAGTGCTGGAGTTGAAGCTTGCTCCTTTTTCTTCCGTATCATCATGTCTGACTTCAAGCTACCTACGTTGACGATACGAGGACATCCTTCTCTGTCCTTTTCCAATCGCACGCATTCCAAACAGTAGTAGGCTGGTGTTCCCAACTCCTTGTCGTCACCAAGGTAGTTGGCACAGAGGATACACTTGTTATTCAAATGACCCATAGAGCATTCATGACATATTCTGACTTTGGTAGTAGGCTTCACGTAGGAATCACATAGTGGACACCGTCCTTCACACGCCAGACAAACTAGTCCTATGGATTTGCCAGGTTGTTTCATACACTGGATGAGATCGTATTGGTGGCGAGACATTCCGGGTATTATGTGATGAGTGCAATGAAATCTAGGAACGAAATAGTTCTATATGAATATGATGGAAAATGTGTGAAGTATAAATACTATGAAAGATGAAATACAACGAAATATGAAATATGATACAGCAAATAATTCAGATATAGTACATGTACAGCAATATAGACAAAGTGGAAGTTATCTTCAGGTGTAGATGAGAAGATggattgcaaaatgaaatatttgaataTTAGTATTTGCGCGAGCTCGCTTCAGAAATCTCACTGGCTCAAAGACAATTCTCGCCAGAGAACACTATATACTACCAGTAGCACATGGCACTAAGTACGCAAggtttctctttttcttcataATCCATAGCGCAGGATTTCTAAattcaaggaattggatTGACCGAATGTCTACCGACTCTTAACTGGTGTCTCATCATTGCCATATCCCGAATCTATCCTCAGGTGTAAGAATTCGCACCCATTATCATTTTTTCCCTTCTCCCTCTACCATTACTTTCCCAATCTTCCATAACCAGACCATTTTCTCCAGGCGTTTCTGCTAaaacaattcaaaattaCTCCAAAACCCACGATACACTCAACAGGACCGATATTTACCAAACTCCAAACTCGAGCCAAATGTCGCTGCTGCCTGATCCGAACGATACCGAAGAGTGTACAATCTGTCTTGAGCCTATTCTCCCCACAGACGATATAGGCACCATCGTCTCATGCTGTACAACGACCACCAACAAATACTATCACGACAAATGCATTCTACAATGGGCtaacaactccaacagttgtccaacttgtcgtCGCCGTTTCTACAAAATCAACATTGCTTCAGGAGCCCTGCCCCACAAAGTGAAAAGAGTGGTCTCGGTGAAGGATAAACTACTACCAAACGATGCCATCAACAGCATTCCTCGGGCCTACGTGATACCGGCTACCCGTCCGGTGCCATCTTTGCAGTCGACATCGCCAGAGCCCACTCCTGATGAGGATGTGGACTTTGACTGCGTGCGACATTCACAATCTATCACTACTGGCTTCTGTACTATATGCTCTAGTTCTGATTATAGATCATCAATCCGCAATATGGTATGTTGCGGATTTTGCGGTTCGAATTTCCATCTTCGTTGTTTAggaatctcttcttcggcCCATGCTAGCCATATGGTTGGCTGGTGTTGTCCCATCTGCGATAGTGATCAGGATTTGGTGGTTCTGGGTTCAACAAATGCCACCATGTCTCTGGTTCGAAATCCTTTGACTTCCTCCAGATTAGCTTCGGGAGTGTCTAGGTCAACCAGATTGGCTACTAGCATAACTGACTCATTCTACAGAAACCCTAATATGGCGAGTATAACCAATATGGATATATCTGATATGTCCTTGCATAATATGCCTAGTGCATCTAATTCGAGGCTTGTGATCcacaataacaataatgaACTCGACGACGACTTTCTCTACCATAACAACGATAACGACAGTAATATCGTGGACAACTCTCTTAAACCTGAGATCCACTCAACTGTGATCAACGGTGGCGTGAGGTTACGAAAAGAACAACGTGCGATCCAGAACTTGAGCCCAGAAGAGCTCCAATCATGGGAGCTTTTCGATGAAGCAAGAAACTCTAATGAGTCGACAAACGACACAAAAGTTTCAACTGCCATATCTTCGTCTGTCTCAGAAAGCAAGACGAGACGTAAGCGTAAAAAGGTAACACCTGTAGCTGCTGTCGAGAATGCAACTATCCATCCAGAATCCAGAATGGCAATTGGTTCAAGCTCCAGTCGTATTTCAAGTTTAATAAATCAGTTGAAGACTACTCCAGCTATGATTCAACAGAAAAAGGTGAAATCTGGTCTTTTGTTACCTCAATTAGCTCCTCCAATAATACCACAagctacttcttctactgcAGAGTCAACTGTATCGATATCTCCATCGAGTAATAGTCCGATGGAGAATTTATCGAACGATAGTGATACACAGTATGACAGCGATTCGAAGGTACGGAAGAAGCCACGGTCAGCCGAACTTACTTTGGACCAAAAGATTGAGATCCAGAAGTATATTCGAATCAACCTAAGACCGCTCTATAAGCCTAGTAAAGATTCAgaatcgtcttcatctccATCGCCTGTCATTAGAACAGAGGAAAACTATATCAATATTAATAAGGTAATCTCGCGAAGGATATACGGGCATATCCTTTCCGAAACGGTAGATAATGGAGAGCTTTGTCCTAACTTGATAGACGAGTACTTCAACGACGACGATCCTACAAAGCTCAAGGATGTTATAGACAAGTATGTCGAAGAAGAGTTGGCAAATCTTCAGGGGAGCACAGTAAGAGAATAGTACAAATTCACATGGGTAATTGGACAACATATATAGGGACTTAGGTACATTTTTAggaagacaaagaagacatAAACATGACATGAAATTAGGTACTTTTCCTTGTAAACTATCTACGACGAGGACCCTTTGGcttggaaaacttcaaaccttgtcttccaactccagatccagcaccagcagaagaagctgaagaaacGGAAGAAGGTGTAGCAGCTTCCGTTTCTACGGTTAATTCGGACAACTCTATTTCGTCTAAGTCTCCTACCTCGATAGATTTGTCGATGGTCAAGCTGTCTTCCAGAAGCAACGTCTTCAAGTAATGGATGAGACTGACCTTAGAAGCAGCATAGAGCATTCTGTCTTTGACCTTCGAGTTCGAAGGACACGAGTAGATGAAGGCATATTTGCCTCTGTAGAAATTATAGATACTGTACTGAGGACGAGCGACTGGATTAGCTTTGGCAAGAGAGTCAAGCAACGAGTCTAAAGCGATTCCATTCTCCGAAGTTGTTAATTTGATCACCTCGCTAGCACTATCTATGTTGAAAGTGATCAATTTGTTTGTATCTGCGTTTTTTGACAACGATTGGAATTCCTCTTGTAATGAAGAATCAAACTTGTACAAGATATTATCATTACCTGGACCATGAATACTAGGAGAAGGCAGAGGTGAGTGCATGGAAGCCAATTCTCTCTTGAATGAAGAGGTTGATCCCGCTAAGGATAATGTCTGGAGAGTATTCAACTCGTTTAACATCTTTTCGTCCTTGGATAAGACGTCGTCGTTGTTGGTTGCTGAGATCACCTTTTGGTAGTATTCATAAGTCAATTCCTCTAGCTCGGTCCATGCAAACGAGtttgacttggaaaatttGTTCGAACCCAAGGAAGTCAACAAGGTGTTTTTGGTAGAAGCATAGAGCATCTTGGATCTAATAGGGGCAGAATCAGGAATGAAACTGATGAACACATAGTCGTCAGCTGTGGGATCAACTGGAATGACAACATACGCAGGCAGTGGAAACGACTCTTTGAGGTGGGCATTGACAGATTCAAATGCTGAAGAAAGGTGTTcttttccagaagaaacgGCCCCTAACTTGGAATCCGTAACTAATTCCGTATTGTCGTCTGAGATCTTGATGATTAGGGGTTCAGAGCTAAGGCTCTTAAATGAATCAAGAAGCTCCTTCGAAGCAGTGATACCAGATTGTGTAGACATGATAGCGAGATTATTGGTACAAATATATGgcaagaatttgaataagAAATCAATCTTGGTATTCAGTACTTAATgcaagatgttgatgaaaatgttCTACTTTCAGGAAACTCTGCCCAATAAGTAATTAAATCAATCAATTGGATAACTTCGCTTCGTAtgatcaatttcaagaattgtCAACAGTCTATCTTAATTCTCTTTAGAAATGAAAACGAATCCATTTGATTCAACTCAAATACTTAAGAGATAATGAACTGAGGATGTGTTCACGTGACACAGTCGACTCCAGCCAATTCCTTAAATACAATTCACTTccatttttcgcagcttGATAAAGTTTAAGAAAACCACGTGACCAAATAACCCAATTAGGCATGTTAACTTCGGTTGTTTACCTTACATTTCTATCACATTTAAATTGTGAAGAGTAAGGCAAAAATAGAGAATTATCTACTGAAACTCCAACAGAGACTATCGAGACTCTCTAAAACGCAACAGAAGCTATCCCATATATATACTTGAACTTTTAATGTCAATTTTAAATCTCTTTTCCTCGGGATCTCGTGCTACCATACCGCGGTTCCACCAGGACGAAAACCACGATTCCATAGATCTCCAGATCAAGTCCCTTCTCTACCTTTTCAAGAGATGTCAGATCGCCAAGTTGGCCCATTTCCTCAATTCAGACGGAAGTTTCAGATATAATGAAAGTGGATCTGGTTCTGTCAATTTTGGCCAGGAAGAGTCTACCTATTACCAGAAGCTTGACCAAGTCTACAACATAGAAGGGTTCAAACATAGTCTTATTAAGGACGAGTATCGTGTGATGGTTGATTTCTGCAAAAACAAGTTCAGATCGTTTTGTATCGTTTCAGATTTGCCCAGTGCTAATTTGTCTAGACCCAATTCTCCGGTGAAAGGAGCTGgtatcaatgaagaaagtgGAGACTTTCCCAGCTTTAGAGACAGCAAAGATAGAAAAGTCAGGCACTTTAGATTTGTACTATTGCCATTAGAAGGTCTCACTGTAGAGTTTGTAGCGAATACGTTGTCAGGTTCTGACATCTATCACGAGCATTTTAGCTATATGGATTTTTCTTCCAGACACCAGAATGCCATTGACAGCATCAAGAAGGTTATTCGGGATGACAGAATCGACATGAAATCACCAGCAAAAGaattttctatttctgaaaatgaaaaggCTGCCATCATTAGAGAATACCTTATCGCTGTAGCATTTAACGTCCAAGTCATGAGAATATATGAGGAGTATATTAAACACCATCCACTTGTGAAAACACCAGTTTCGACTCcaacaagaatgaaaaCTACGACAACGTCTTTAAGTTCCTCTCCTATTaagagttcttcttcctacaagtcgttgaatGCCCCATTGGTTAGTCTTTCACTCAATACACTGCCTACAAAGGCACACCTCTCCAGCTCTCCACCTAAGAAATTATCTCCCAGAAAATCAATAGCAGATCTAAGATCGCCTACAAGAACGGACCAGCCTACTACACCTCTCAGAAGTAAACCTTCCATTGCAAAGTTGAGATTGGAAGAGCTCTATAATCCTGTTGCAGCGCCTCAAGGTTCTTTCGGTTTAGACAACCCATTTGTGGAGTCCAGCAAATCAGAAACCAGCTCGTCCACACTATCAGAAACATCCTCGATTGGCAACGAAAAGGCTCAGAGTCCTTCCAGAACTAACTTTGAGTTACGTATGGACGTCTACGAGAAATGTAAGACAGCTGTAGTGGACAAGctcaagaaggaaaagaataTTATATCCGACTGAATTCCATTCCTATTTGCATCTAGTAGCATTCAATATACATCTTAATAGCTATGTGGTAAAGGAGTTAAAGTAGATTTCTTAATAGTTATTGCACCCAAATTGCATGGTAGCGCtgttttgatttcaaagttCAATGTAATTTTACAAACTGATTTCAGTACTTTTTCTATATAAATTTCATAGCGCTGACCTATTCAAAATTAAGTTTATATAATGTCAATGGCGTATAATAGAAGTATCGGAAGTATATTATATCAGACTTCCAAGGAAAGTATAAGGATTGGCAGTAATTATCGAAGGTGCTTTTCTGTCTCCATTTCCAGACACAACTTATTTGGAGGAACGAAGTCAATAGGCAATAAGGGCCAACTCCTTACACCACCTTCGGGGAAGGGAGAAACGTCTTCGAATCCAGCcgatttgttcaagaaaaacgATATTTTGATGTACTCAGACAAGCCACTAAACTACATAGAGTCTGTGAAAGAAAATGGATTCCATTTGGCTAACAACTTGCTCATCACATCTCCAAACAAACAGGGAGAGATAATTGGAGCGTTGATGCTACAGAGTGAAACGTTCGAAGTCAATTTAAGCAACGAAGGGTATAAGATTATAAACAAAtttattgtagaattcaaTGAGGATGTTCTACAAgtgttcaagaaagtacATCCCAAGCCAGAAATAGTAGTGATAGGCTTGGGTGAAAAGTCAAGAATGTTGAGTGAGTCCAACAAGAGGTACTTTTCCAGCTTGGGTATGCAGTTGGAAGTGGGGGACTCTAACAATGCTGCCCAGATCTTTGATCTTTTAGCAACAGAAAGACCAAATGTGATTGGAGCACTCTTGCTTCCTCCAAACGTATAGATATTACTGTATGCTACGCAGGCTATCAATACTCTATAAGCTCTGTAGGCAGTGAATTATCAGTTCTGTACTTTCTATTGTTGATAGTCGAGCTTTACTATATAGCTCTACAGGTCTCTAGACTACTGTAAATAGTGAACAATAACTTAATTATTTATTAAATCCTTCCATGTATAAATACAGTGTgtaagaagaagtgaaaaagaaTAGTAGAAACACAATGATCAACGTAATGAAGCTACTGGAATTCATGCAATGGCCCAGGCCCGACCTAATCATTCTTGAGTAGCGATGTGTCCTCATCTGACTGCATCATTCCTGTAAATGGCCGGGACTTCGTGTTCATCATCACTGGCATCATCACTGATTGCCCGTTCAAATTGATTATGGAGTAGTTCTGGGGAGTTGAATTCAAGTCTTTGGAGAAAGGTTGGTAATTCTGGTATGGGTAGCCCATTTGAGTGCTATCGTTGTTGGAACTGCTATCGGCACTGGGAGACATGTCATTGCCATAGAGTTGGGGTGAATAGTTAACAACATTATGATGTTGTGGTGTAgacatcatcatcatcatcattggctgttgctgttgttgctgctgatGTTGTTGGGGATGCAATTGTTGCTGGGGATGAATCATTTGTATATGTTGCGGATGCTGTTGTTTATTTGGAGGAGGCATTGCACCTTGGTGCGTCATGAAGTTGTTACCAACTTGGTTCAACAAATGCTGTGTTTGCGGTGACTGTTTCTCAAAAACTTTGTCTAGGAAGTACTTTCCATTGGGTGTAGATGATAGGCCTGCCAACTCAAACGAGGAATGGTCTGTATTAGTTGTCATGTTCAAATTGCTGGTATTGCTTCCGCCAGAAATCATACTGAGCTCTTTGCTTGTGTTTATAGAAAGATTATGGTCCTGACTGGAAGCATTGGATGACGCATGGTTAAGTCCTGGAACCCCATATGACATTTGTTGCGGCACCAAGTGGTTCTGAAAAGGAACAACAGGTGCGGTTGACGAACGAATCAAATTTTTGGAGTCGTCGGAGGTCGGAACTTTGCTCTCGTTTGCCGATTGggttcttttcaatttttgattttgggtCAAGTTGGAATTAGAgggcttcttcttgtttttACTGTTCATTAGTGTATGTACATCAGTGAAAATGATCTGGAACTTGTTCATTCCCGCTTGCATCTTGGACCGATTGTTGACAGTTCCATCCGGTTTTATGTTAGACTTGCTACCACTACGAGTGTGTGAACTGGACttgtttttgttctttGACTTGGGCACAGGTAGcgtcttcttttctgaaaaCACACCCATAGCCGGCTTAAGATCGTCAATATTGTCTACAGTTTTCAACACGCTTACCTTAGACTCTTTATTAGGAGTAGGGCTAGGTGGTTGGATAACTTCTTTGccatcgtcttcttcgtcagtTTCATCGTCATTAATAGGTGTTTGTGAGGTTTTGGAATTTGTTACTATCACCGTAGAAGGCGATGATGCTGGAATAGGCTTTGCAGGAGTCTGGAAGTTCTTAGGATCCTTAGATACGCCATTGGTAGGGGTCTTTGCGAAGTTGGTT
Protein-coding sequences here:
- a CDS encoding predicted protein; the protein is MPNDFLQSSPSVNLADSLMYTGYPDGEDKSHNNKESRKSSSSTKDSNSNSPQHQSANPNHTIPSIPPSASRVNGSSTNLSGWTPLISKTYYNDSILPFTTTPNKYTLPPNLSNSGSKDVEFIDYGQGLTLTPFLSHNLNMVSTSSLNHQLSNITPFHDKTLHLADFFMDSPIRQTPGKDLDTITPSKFKIEHTIKTSSIKSPIFQDLKSAQKRSITQVDTPPRQPHKLSISTKPSVQNNDDSTDTEDKEEDDEEDDDEDKENQSPERDAKSNKYYLQTPSKNVLSDLTNFAKTPTNGVSKDPKNFQTPAKPIPASSPSTVIVTNSKTSQTPINDDETDEEDDGKEVIQPPSPTPNKESKVSVLKTVDNIDDLKPAMGVFSEKKTLPVPKSKNKNKSSSHTRSGSKSNIKPDGTVNNRSKMQAGMNKFQIIFTDVHTLMNSKNKKKPSNSNLTQNQKLKRTQSANESKVPTSDDSKNLIRSSTAPVVPFQNHLVPQQMSYGVPGLNHASSNASSQDHNLSINTSKELSMISGGSNTSNLNMTTNTDHSSFELAGLSSTPNGKYFLDKVFEKQSPQTQHLLNQVGNNFMTHQGAMPPPNKQQHPQHIQMIHPQQQLHPQQHQQQQQQQPMMMMMMSTPQHHNVVNYSPQLYGNDMSPSADSSSNNDSTQMGYPYQNYQPFSKDLNSTPQNYSIINLNGQSVMMPVMMNTKSRPFTGMMQSDEDTSLLKND